The following are from one region of the Streptomyces changanensis genome:
- a CDS encoding vWA-MoxR associated conflict system protein codes for MTGPRHALVIGAQCPDLGLLDGLEAAAGALHETLTAPWVGACEKDPPVAATLLCGEGVARADVEAAVRAAALAAGEAGAVLVVALLGHGMASGTGLCFMASDSRAEAPVTAVDVGSLLAQVLETRGLAGVIAIVDTCHAGNAVPDLKSVANGIRQGDTRLSLLMGSGAAEEAYGLRFSRTLVKVLQDGIPAAGETLPPHAVVEAVREDGGTAGQAILRTEFDGALFAPAGLWLARNARHGTHPAGGLLGPVGAEELARAVGAVDEPLPAGPLTTVQDLEALRRGLAAASPSPARAWALDVVDGLGAAVRTVGLLDAWPGAPLTSGLLRRTLAAACPGPVEAPPESSGRELLRDAVEYLLLRAPTAGQRRTRPLADFVALLAHETRVDPSTPAIRGWAAALGVGIDLNDAFERLADRTRAMRLRLVVSLHAAVGDEWPESLAVWLLDGGTVHGREEFACTPDRAGVERQVGAALRWASRLAAGMDTPLRRVEVAAPAPLLVQWRPEETDFGMRLGAEYDVVLRWSDRIQPPEDRWWINERARRTLDALENSSDGRRVDWLGESDTRQPQELQARLRSEPRTRAVALEYRPRHLEALLDLLLQSSPIVLWPDDETHRVPVEARRYLDASWHLLPGEFCRAYRDRWSCHGRAPAAGRGHLAPLRTVWDDPEWLEFCRWFEQSATDGESPA; via the coding sequence ATGACGGGCCCGCGCCACGCCCTGGTGATCGGGGCGCAGTGCCCGGACCTCGGCCTCCTGGACGGGCTGGAGGCGGCGGCGGGGGCGCTGCACGAGACGTTGACGGCGCCCTGGGTGGGCGCCTGCGAGAAGGACCCACCGGTCGCGGCGACGCTGCTGTGCGGGGAGGGGGTGGCGCGCGCGGACGTCGAAGCCGCGGTACGGGCGGCCGCCCTGGCCGCCGGGGAGGCGGGCGCGGTGCTGGTCGTGGCGCTGCTCGGCCACGGCATGGCCTCGGGGACGGGTCTGTGCTTCATGGCGAGCGACTCGCGCGCGGAGGCGCCGGTCACGGCGGTCGACGTCGGGTCGCTGCTGGCGCAGGTGCTGGAGACGCGGGGCCTCGCCGGGGTGATCGCCATCGTGGACACCTGCCACGCCGGCAACGCGGTACCGGATCTGAAGTCCGTCGCGAACGGCATCCGCCAGGGCGACACACGGCTGTCGCTCCTCATGGGGTCGGGCGCGGCCGAGGAGGCCTACGGTCTGCGGTTCAGCCGCACTCTGGTGAAGGTCCTCCAGGACGGGATCCCCGCGGCCGGTGAGACGCTGCCGCCGCACGCCGTCGTCGAGGCGGTCCGGGAGGACGGCGGCACGGCCGGGCAGGCCATCCTGCGGACCGAGTTCGACGGCGCGCTGTTCGCCCCGGCCGGGCTGTGGCTCGCGCGCAACGCCCGCCACGGCACGCACCCGGCGGGCGGGCTGCTGGGGCCGGTGGGCGCGGAGGAGCTGGCGCGGGCCGTCGGGGCCGTGGACGAGCCGCTCCCCGCGGGCCCGTTGACGACGGTGCAGGACCTGGAGGCGCTGCGGCGCGGGCTGGCCGCGGCCTCGCCGTCCCCGGCGCGGGCGTGGGCGCTCGACGTGGTGGACGGGCTGGGCGCCGCGGTCCGGACGGTCGGTCTGCTGGACGCCTGGCCCGGGGCGCCGCTCACCTCCGGCCTCCTGCGCAGGACGCTCGCCGCCGCCTGCCCCGGTCCCGTGGAGGCGCCGCCCGAGTCGTCGGGCAGGGAACTGCTGCGCGACGCGGTCGAGTACCTGCTGCTGCGGGCGCCGACCGCAGGCCAGCGGCGGACCCGGCCGCTCGCCGACTTCGTCGCCCTCCTCGCACACGAGACGCGCGTCGACCCCTCCACGCCCGCCATCCGCGGCTGGGCGGCGGCCCTCGGCGTGGGCATCGACCTCAACGACGCCTTCGAGCGGCTCGCCGACCGGACGCGGGCCATGCGGCTGCGGTTGGTGGTCAGTCTGCACGCCGCGGTCGGCGACGAGTGGCCGGAGTCCCTGGCGGTGTGGCTGCTCGACGGCGGGACGGTCCACGGCCGCGAGGAGTTCGCGTGCACCCCGGACCGTGCGGGCGTGGAACGGCAGGTGGGTGCCGCCCTGCGATGGGCGTCGCGGCTCGCGGCCGGCATGGACACACCGCTGCGCCGAGTCGAGGTCGCCGCGCCCGCGCCGCTCCTGGTGCAGTGGCGGCCCGAGGAGACCGACTTCGGGATGCGGCTGGGCGCCGAGTACGACGTCGTCCTGCGGTGGAGCGACCGCATCCAGCCGCCCGAGGACCGGTGGTGGATCAACGAACGCGCGCGCCGGACGTTGGACGCGCTGGAGAACTCCTCCGACGGCAGGCGCGTGGACTGGCTCGGCGAGAGCGACACCCGGCAGCCGCAGGAGTTGCAGGCCCGCCTCCGCAGCGAGCCGCGCACGCGCGCGGTGGCGCTGGAGTACCGGCCCCGGCACCTGGAGGCCCTGCTGGACCTGCTGCTGCAGTCGTCGCCCATCGTGCTGTGGCCGGACGACGAGACGCATCGCGTCCCCGTGGAGGCGCGGCGCTACCTGGACGCTTCCTGGCACCTGCTGCCGGGCGAGTTCTGCCGGGCGTACCGCGACCGGTGGAGCTGCCACGGCCGGGCCCCGGCGGCGGGGCGCGGGCACCTGGCCCCGCTGCGCACGGTGTGGGACGACCCGGAGTGGCTCGAGTTCTGCAGGTGGTTCGAACAGTCGGCGACGGATGGGGAGAGTCCCGCATGA
- a CDS encoding alpha/beta hydrolase: MKPRLVFVHGIGGPREAGADLDEWLRAAAHGARAAGHGSRLSGLTGGWAADTRFAYYGDLFRTAGSQGTGSAAGSARPGEDEEQALVAELLLEAVDERLTDPALTPTELRVLRHARVQLAPPDGAQGAGAPGRHVVNALTSLLALPGLRAGGGWLSARLTAGMLGQVARYLNRGEPDDAGVTLDARVRRRVAASLDADGPTVVVAHSLGTVVALETLHGHQGRVPLLITLGSPLGVRTAVLPRVRPQPLATPACVDRWLNFWDRDDIVAARPALERFVLPNAAAARPVSARVDSDGAWVHPAAKYLAQAAVAGPLMEALTAASGS, translated from the coding sequence ATGAAGCCTCGTCTGGTGTTCGTCCACGGCATCGGCGGTCCCCGGGAGGCCGGCGCGGATCTGGACGAGTGGTTACGGGCCGCGGCCCACGGGGCTCGCGCGGCCGGGCACGGAAGCCGGCTGTCCGGTCTGACGGGTGGCTGGGCCGCCGACACCCGCTTCGCCTACTACGGCGACCTGTTCCGTACGGCGGGCTCCCAGGGCACGGGCTCGGCGGCGGGGTCGGCACGGCCGGGTGAGGACGAGGAACAGGCACTGGTCGCGGAGCTGCTGCTGGAGGCCGTCGACGAGCGGTTGACCGACCCCGCGTTGACGCCGACGGAGCTGAGGGTGCTGCGGCACGCCCGCGTGCAGCTCGCCCCTCCGGATGGCGCGCAGGGCGCGGGAGCCCCCGGCCGGCACGTCGTGAACGCGCTGACGAGCCTGCTGGCGCTGCCCGGACTGCGCGCGGGCGGCGGATGGTTGAGCGCCCGGCTCACGGCCGGGATGCTGGGCCAGGTGGCCCGCTACCTCAACCGCGGAGAGCCGGACGACGCCGGGGTGACGTTGGACGCCCGGGTCCGCCGCAGGGTCGCGGCGAGCCTGGACGCGGACGGGCCGACGGTCGTGGTCGCCCACTCGCTGGGCACGGTCGTCGCCCTGGAGACCCTCCACGGGCACCAGGGCCGGGTGCCGCTGCTCATCACACTGGGGTCGCCGCTCGGGGTGCGGACGGCGGTCCTGCCGCGCGTACGGCCCCAGCCCCTCGCCACCCCGGCGTGCGTGGACCGGTGGCTGAACTTCTGGGACCGGGACGACATCGTGGCCGCGCGTCCGGCCCTGGAGCGGTTCGTGCTGCCGAACGCCGCCGCGGCCCGCCCGGTGAGCGCCCGGGTCGACTCGGACGGCGCGTGGGTGCACCCGGCGGCGAAGTACCTGGCGCAGGCGGCCGTGGCGGGTCCGCTGATGGAGGCCCTGACCGCCGCCAGCGGATCATGA
- a CDS encoding 2-dehydropantoate 2-reductase has translation MALEIAVFGAGSIGCHLGGALAADCGVTLVGRPSAMDAVRERGLLLTGGGRPEARVAPARLRTSADPAAVAGADYVLVTVKSGATREAARAIGPHLGADTVVVSFQNGLRNPAELRAALPAGTAVLAGMVPYNVVRTGPASFHQGTAGALMVDDVTAARPLVAALRRAGLAVEPRGDMPRVQHAKLLMNLNNAVNALSGLPLREQLGSRAYRRCLALCQEEALAVFRAEGVVPARLGPVPASVTPRLLRWPDTVFRRVAAASLRVDAQARSSMWEDLERGRPTEIDSLQGEVVALAARHGLGAPVNARLAELVREAEAEAVAGRPRRWTGAELYAEVAAAARRG, from the coding sequence ATGGCACTGGAGATCGCCGTGTTCGGCGCGGGCAGCATCGGCTGCCACCTGGGCGGGGCGCTCGCCGCCGACTGCGGCGTGACGCTCGTGGGACGGCCGTCCGCGATGGACGCCGTACGGGAGCGGGGGCTCCTCCTGACGGGCGGCGGCCGTCCGGAGGCGCGGGTCGCGCCGGCGCGCCTGCGCACCTCCGCCGACCCGGCGGCCGTGGCCGGCGCCGACTACGTCCTGGTCACGGTCAAGTCGGGCGCGACGCGCGAGGCCGCCCGGGCGATCGGCCCCCACCTGGGCGCGGACACGGTGGTGGTGAGCTTCCAGAACGGGCTGCGCAACCCCGCGGAGCTGCGGGCCGCCCTGCCGGCGGGGACCGCCGTACTGGCCGGGATGGTGCCGTACAACGTGGTGCGCACCGGCCCCGCCTCCTTCCACCAGGGCACGGCCGGCGCGCTGATGGTGGACGATGTCACGGCCGCGCGTCCGCTGGTGGCGGCGCTGCGGCGGGCGGGTCTCGCGGTCGAGCCGCGCGGCGACATGCCGCGGGTCCAGCACGCCAAGCTGCTCATGAACCTGAACAACGCCGTGAACGCCCTCTCCGGTCTGCCCCTGCGCGAGCAGTTGGGCTCGCGCGCGTACCGCCGGTGTCTCGCCCTGTGCCAGGAGGAGGCGCTCGCGGTGTTCCGGGCGGAGGGGGTGGTGCCGGCGCGGCTGGGTCCCGTGCCGGCGTCGGTGACGCCCCGTCTCCTGCGGTGGCCGGACACGGTGTTCCGCAGGGTCGCCGCGGCGTCGCTGCGGGTGGACGCCCAGGCCAGGTCGTCGATGTGGGAGGACCTGGAGCGCGGCCGGCCCACGGAGATCGACTCGTTGCAGGGCGAGGTCGTCGCCCTCGCGGCCCGCCACGGGCTCGGCGCGCCGGTGAACGCCCGCCTCGCCGAACTGGTGCGCGAGGCGGAGGCGGAGGCCGTCGCCGGCCGGCCCCGCCGCTGGACGGGGGCGGAGCTGTACGCCGAGGTGGCGGCTGCGGCGCGGCGGGGTTAG
- a CDS encoding CU044_2847 family protein — protein MAQLITIDVGDGSGGAAVFETEAGLVPVDTEGVPGEGLTARARVSFQEALEQLGPTLSSLSRTLRDMGPDEAEVEFGLKVGGETGVVVAKGTAGVNFAVRLVWRRG, from the coding sequence GTGGCGCAGCTGATCACGATCGACGTGGGCGACGGCAGTGGCGGTGCCGCCGTCTTCGAGACCGAGGCCGGTCTGGTGCCGGTGGACACCGAGGGCGTCCCCGGCGAGGGGCTGACCGCCCGGGCCCGGGTGTCGTTCCAGGAGGCCCTGGAGCAGCTCGGGCCCACGCTGTCGAGCCTCTCGCGGACGCTCCGCGACATGGGTCCCGACGAGGCGGAGGTGGAGTTCGGCCTGAAGGTGGGCGGCGAGACCGGGGTGGTCGTCGCGAAGGGCACCGCGGGGGTGAACTTCGCCGTGCGCCTGGTCTGGCGGCGCGGCTGA
- a CDS encoding sigma-70 family RNA polymerase sigma factor, whose protein sequence is MHTDGEHIPELVSAARAGDGRARERLVADYLPLVYNVVGRALDGHPDVDDVVQDTMYRALTGLAGLREPSRFRSWLVAIAMNQVRRRWSEGRQAPVASAERLAERPDPAGDFVDLTILRLGLSGQRREVAEATRWLDEGDRDLLALWWQEAAGQLTRAELAEALGVPARHAAVRVQRMRTQLETGRVVVRALAARPRCRALARLTADWDGRPAPVWRKRVARHARGCRACGGHRSGLVPAEGLLAGLALVVPLSGYPLVSGAGAGAGVGEAAYASWWAAPDAAGTVGGTVDAAPVPVPHGAPIPDGPPVPDGVSSVGGGTGGAGVPPGGVTGGGPAAGAARWRLPAAVGGLAVGGALLAALWPATSGPPAPAPPTTAPLTTGPAAPRTPASSPAPPPSPSPTASPSPSAPSPTPSASRTRSAGPSTAQRLTDLVNARRAEVGCAPLRLDPRLTAAARAHARDMVDRGYFAHADPEGRNADTRIAGEGYDAGAWAENLHRGPRDPAVVVDDWMDGAMHEENMLGCRYRDTGVAAVPGPQGTVWVQTLADPA, encoded by the coding sequence ATGCACACGGACGGCGAGCACATACCGGAGCTGGTGAGCGCGGCACGGGCGGGTGACGGCCGCGCGCGCGAACGCCTCGTCGCGGACTACCTGCCGCTGGTCTACAACGTCGTCGGACGGGCCCTGGACGGGCACCCGGACGTCGACGACGTGGTGCAGGACACGATGTACCGGGCGCTGACCGGCCTGGCCGGGCTGCGCGAGCCGTCCCGGTTCCGCTCCTGGCTCGTCGCCATCGCGATGAACCAGGTGCGGCGCCGCTGGAGCGAGGGCCGCCAGGCGCCCGTCGCCTCGGCGGAGCGCCTCGCCGAGCGGCCCGACCCGGCGGGGGACTTCGTGGACCTGACGATCCTGCGGCTCGGCCTCTCGGGGCAGCGCCGTGAGGTCGCCGAGGCGACCCGGTGGCTCGACGAGGGCGACCGGGACCTGCTGGCCCTGTGGTGGCAGGAGGCCGCCGGGCAGCTCACGCGCGCGGAGCTGGCCGAGGCGCTGGGCGTACCCGCACGGCACGCGGCGGTGCGGGTGCAGCGGATGAGGACCCAGTTGGAGACGGGCCGGGTGGTGGTGCGCGCCCTGGCGGCGCGGCCGCGGTGCCGGGCGCTGGCACGGCTCACGGCGGACTGGGACGGGCGTCCGGCGCCGGTGTGGCGCAAGCGCGTGGCCCGGCACGCCCGGGGCTGCCGCGCCTGCGGGGGGCACCGGTCCGGTCTCGTCCCGGCCGAGGGTCTCCTGGCGGGACTCGCCCTGGTCGTCCCCCTGTCGGGGTACCCACTGGTCTCGGGCGCGGGCGCGGGCGCGGGTGTCGGTGAGGCGGCGTACGCCTCCTGGTGGGCCGCTCCGGACGCGGCAGGCACGGTGGGCGGAACGGTCGACGCGGCACCGGTACCGGTACCGCACGGGGCGCCGATACCGGACGGACCGCCCGTGCCGGACGGGGTCTCGTCCGTGGGCGGCGGTACGGGCGGGGCAGGAGTCCCGCCAGGGGGCGTCACGGGCGGCGGCCCTGCCGCCGGGGCGGCGCGATGGCGGCTGCCCGCCGCGGTGGGCGGCCTCGCCGTGGGCGGGGCGCTGCTGGCCGCGCTCTGGCCGGCGACGAGCGGGCCCCCCGCACCGGCCCCGCCGACGACCGCTCCCCTCACGACGGGGCCGGCCGCGCCGCGGACGCCCGCGTCCTCCCCCGCGCCGCCGCCCAGCCCCTCACCGACCGCGTCGCCCAGCCCGAGCGCCCCCTCCCCCACTCCGTCGGCGAGCCGCACACGATCCGCCGGACCGAGCACGGCGCAGCGGCTGACGGACCTGGTCAACGCCCGCCGCGCCGAGGTCGGGTGCGCGCCGCTGCGGCTGGACCCCCGGCTGACGGCCGCCGCACGGGCCCACGCGCGCGACATGGTCGACCGGGGCTACTTCGCGCACGCGGACCCCGAGGGCCGTAACGCGGACACGCGGATCGCGGGCGAGGGGTACGACGCCGGCGCGTGGGCCGAGAACCTGCACCGGGGCCCCCGCGATCCGGCGGTGGTGGTGGACGACTGGATGGACGGCGCGATGCACGAGGAGAACATGCTCGGCTGCCGGTACCGGGACACCGGGGTGGCCGCCGTGCCCGGCCCGCAGGGCACCGTCTGGGTGCAGACCCTGGCGGACCCGGCCTGA
- a CDS encoding SGNH/GDSL hydrolase family protein, whose product MPLHVPAGSHILFQGDSVTDGGRDRSADADVNAALGHGYVHLVAARATARAPGHRWRFTNRGVAGDKVAELAARWQTDALDPAPDLLSILVGVNDAWRVVDGECGDIDAQGFHTAYDALLTRTRQALPHVRIVLCEPFSLPSGPGSDFDEALAAQVLLRQKVVAELAAAHRVEPVRLQPVFDEAARRAPAAHWLHDGVHPTPAGHQLLADAWISAVAAGPPAR is encoded by the coding sequence ATGCCCCTGCACGTCCCCGCCGGCTCGCACATCCTCTTCCAGGGCGACTCCGTCACGGACGGCGGCCGCGACCGGAGCGCGGACGCGGACGTCAACGCCGCCCTCGGCCACGGCTACGTCCACCTGGTCGCCGCCCGCGCCACCGCGCGGGCGCCCGGCCACCGCTGGCGGTTCACCAACCGGGGTGTGGCCGGCGACAAGGTCGCGGAGCTGGCAGCCCGCTGGCAGACCGACGCCCTCGACCCCGCGCCCGACCTCCTGTCGATCCTCGTCGGCGTCAACGACGCCTGGCGCGTCGTGGACGGCGAGTGCGGCGACATCGACGCGCAGGGCTTCCACACGGCGTACGACGCCCTCCTCACCCGGACCCGTCAGGCCCTGCCCCACGTGCGGATCGTGCTGTGCGAGCCGTTCTCGCTGCCCAGCGGCCCCGGCTCCGACTTCGACGAGGCCCTCGCCGCGCAGGTGCTGCTCCGCCAGAAGGTGGTGGCCGAGCTTGCCGCCGCGCACCGGGTGGAACCGGTGCGCCTCCAACCCGTGTTCGACGAGGCGGCACGGCGCGCCCCGGCCGCGCACTGGCTCCACGACGGGGTGCACCCCACGCCCGCCGGCCACCAACTGCTCGCCGACGCGTGGATCAGCGCCGTTGCAGCCGGGCCGCCCGCGCGCTGA
- a CDS encoding peptidoglycan recognition protein family protein, whose translation MRLPRTRRARVTASLTVLAVLATGSVVIGRTAGSPQTTARPAGTGAPRGAHHRPSRPAIVPRTAWHAESVSTAPAARYAPAVRAAVIHHTSTPNDYDCASVPGTLRGLYAGHAHGRHWDDIGYNFLVDACGTIYEGRAGGVDRAVIGAHTKGFNEGTVGIAAIGTFPEGTPVPEPMLDAIARLVAWKLDPAGPDPRGTVSLVSTSDESRFPEGTKAALPVVGGHTDGYPTGCPGAALYARLPDISARAARLQRR comes from the coding sequence ATGCGTCTGCCGCGTACGCGCCGGGCCCGGGTCACGGCGTCGCTGACCGTCCTCGCGGTGCTGGCCACGGGGAGCGTCGTCATCGGCCGGACGGCGGGGTCGCCGCAGACCACCGCGCGCCCCGCCGGCACCGGAGCGCCGCGCGGCGCCCACCACCGGCCGTCGCGCCCGGCGATCGTGCCGCGCACGGCCTGGCACGCGGAGAGCGTGTCGACGGCGCCCGCCGCCCGGTACGCGCCGGCGGTGCGGGCCGCCGTCATCCACCACACGAGCACGCCGAACGACTACGACTGCGCGAGCGTGCCGGGGACGCTGCGCGGCCTGTACGCGGGCCACGCCCACGGCAGGCACTGGGACGACATCGGGTACAACTTCCTCGTCGACGCCTGCGGCACCATCTACGAGGGTCGGGCGGGCGGGGTGGACCGGGCGGTCATCGGCGCCCACACCAAGGGCTTCAACGAGGGCACGGTGGGCATCGCCGCCATCGGGACGTTCCCGGAGGGCACCCCGGTGCCCGAGCCGATGCTCGACGCCATCGCCCGGCTGGTCGCCTGGAAGCTCGACCCCGCGGGCCCCGATCCACGCGGCACGGTCAGCCTGGTCTCCACCAGCGACGAGTCCCGCTTCCCGGAGGGCACCAAGGCCGCGCTGCCGGTCGTCGGGGGCCACACGGACGGCTATCCGACGGGCTGCCCGGGAGCGGCCCTGTACGCGCGGCTCCCCGACATCAGCGCGCGGGCGGCCCGGCTGCAACGGCGCTGA
- a CDS encoding WGR domain-containing protein, protein MSAVSTASTTYLELSQDGGGAHKFYEVTVDGLVVTVRYGRIGAAGQVQTSTFATVEKARAAAAKKVGEKVRKGYEPAVRGGRAPRSVTRRQVASTPSTARAVAPVLWRFRTGSAAFGIHVDDDRCWVGNQAGDVYTLDHDGGVLARFSLPDGVKCLVADDFWIYAGCDDGRVYDLSSKLPFAAYDIAADVDIFWLDIHEGVLNVSDRGGRLTVIDHEDEHQWARAGRGEHAWMVRADDRAVYHGHHRGVTAYAPDGGGELWHTPTRGGVLFGWQEDTEVYAGTAHRVVQRLAKDDGRIEATYACDSAVYSCATSPGGRFVFAGDGSSSVYCFDRHGTRLWKLGTGGGSALSMQYRDERLYLVTTDGALVCVDASEAAIAAAQQGTVPVARDVKLAATLPTYAPATAATSVASVAQAPAGAVVVECVQNGGRVRVHVVSEGYEPSWNVQFPRAIREPGARYVVDALHAASGGFYRVRGDIRRLR, encoded by the coding sequence ATGTCCGCTGTGTCCACGGCGTCGACGACGTACCTGGAGCTGTCGCAGGACGGCGGTGGCGCGCACAAGTTCTACGAGGTCACCGTCGACGGGCTCGTGGTGACGGTGCGGTACGGGAGGATCGGCGCGGCCGGTCAGGTGCAGACGTCGACGTTCGCCACAGTGGAGAAGGCCAGGGCCGCCGCCGCGAAGAAGGTCGGTGAGAAGGTCCGCAAGGGGTACGAGCCGGCCGTGCGGGGCGGGCGCGCCCCCCGTTCCGTGACCCGCCGTCAGGTCGCCTCGACCCCGTCCACCGCGCGGGCGGTCGCACCGGTGCTGTGGCGGTTCCGCACGGGCTCGGCCGCGTTCGGCATCCACGTCGACGACGACCGCTGCTGGGTGGGCAACCAGGCCGGGGACGTCTACACCCTCGACCACGACGGTGGCGTCCTCGCCCGCTTCAGCCTCCCCGACGGCGTGAAGTGCCTGGTGGCGGACGACTTCTGGATCTACGCCGGCTGCGACGACGGCCGTGTGTACGACCTGTCGTCGAAGCTGCCGTTCGCGGCGTACGACATCGCGGCCGACGTCGACATCTTCTGGCTGGACATCCACGAGGGCGTCCTCAACGTCTCGGACCGGGGCGGTCGCCTCACCGTCATCGACCACGAGGACGAGCACCAGTGGGCCCGCGCCGGGCGGGGTGAGCACGCCTGGATGGTCCGCGCCGACGACCGCGCCGTCTACCACGGCCACCACCGCGGCGTCACCGCCTACGCCCCCGACGGCGGCGGCGAGCTGTGGCACACGCCGACCCGCGGCGGGGTCCTCTTCGGCTGGCAGGAGGACACCGAGGTGTACGCGGGGACGGCGCACCGCGTGGTCCAGCGCCTGGCGAAGGACGACGGGCGGATCGAGGCGACCTACGCCTGCGACAGCGCGGTGTACTCGTGCGCGACGTCGCCCGGCGGGCGCTTCGTCTTCGCCGGCGACGGCTCGTCGTCCGTGTACTGCTTCGACCGGCACGGCACGCGCCTGTGGAAGCTGGGCACCGGCGGCGGCTCCGCCCTGTCGATGCAGTACCGCGACGAGCGGCTGTACCTGGTGACGACGGACGGCGCACTGGTGTGCGTGGACGCGAGCGAGGCCGCCATCGCGGCGGCGCAGCAGGGCACGGTCCCGGTCGCGAGGGACGTCAAGCTCGCCGCGACCCTGCCGACGTACGCCCCGGCGACCGCCGCGACCTCGGTGGCGTCGGTGGCGCAGGCTCCCGCCGGCGCGGTCGTCGTGGAGTGCGTCCAGAACGGCGGGCGGGTCCGCGTGCACGTGGTGTCGGAGGGGTACGAGCCGTCGTGGAACGTCCAGTTCCCGCGCGCCATACGCGAGCCCGGCGCGCGGTACGTGGTGGACGCGCTGCACGCGGCGTCCGGCGGCTTCTACCGGGTGCGCGGCGACATCAGGAGGCTGAGGTGA
- a CDS encoding DUF350 domain-containing protein — protein sequence MIDIVNGLGRASAYGGLGLVLLILGIVLVDVLTPGNLRRLVWEQRNRNGALLLSSALLGVGGIVFTSIWTTYDDFGKGLVSTAVFGLLGLVMMALAFVVVDVITPGRLGALLVEPEPHPAVWVTASCNIAVSAIVSASIA from the coding sequence ATGATCGACATCGTCAACGGACTCGGCCGGGCCTCCGCCTACGGCGGTCTCGGCCTGGTCCTGCTGATCCTCGGCATAGTCCTGGTCGACGTCCTGACGCCCGGCAACCTCCGCCGGCTCGTCTGGGAGCAGCGCAACCGCAACGGCGCCCTGCTCCTGAGTTCGGCGCTGCTCGGTGTCGGCGGCATCGTCTTCACCTCCATCTGGACGACGTACGACGACTTCGGCAAGGGGTTGGTGTCGACGGCCGTCTTCGGCCTCCTGGGTCTGGTGATGATGGCGCTGGCGTTCGTGGTCGTGGACGTCATCACGCCGGGCCGCCTGGGCGCGCTCCTGGTCGAGCCGGAGCCGCACCCGGCGGTGTGGGTGACGGCGTCCTGCAACATCGCGGTGTCCGCCATCGTCTCGGCGTCCATCGCCTGA
- a CDS encoding NADPH-dependent FMN reductase: MSTPTRRPLSFLVLTGSRRTDSFNTRLAELAAATVRANGAAAAFASVKEFEVPDYDADVEAAHGIPAGAERFRERLLEVDALIIASPEYNASVPGVLKNLIDWTSRFRPQPFNELQGLLLSASPSMAGGNRGLWALRVPLEHLGARVYPDMFSLAAAHTQLDGGGRIVDETLRERFEANIVNFMNLVEAATHYPCVKKAWVEYLGERPDPALDRTQTQTQH; the protein is encoded by the coding sequence ATGAGCACCCCCACCCGCCGCCCACTGTCCTTCCTCGTCCTGACCGGCTCCCGCCGTACCGACTCGTTCAACACCAGGCTCGCCGAGCTGGCCGCCGCCACCGTCCGGGCCAACGGGGCCGCGGCCGCCTTCGCCTCCGTCAAGGAGTTCGAGGTGCCCGACTACGACGCCGACGTCGAGGCCGCCCACGGCATCCCGGCCGGCGCCGAGCGCTTCCGCGAGCGGCTGCTGGAGGTGGACGCGCTGATCATCGCGTCGCCCGAGTACAACGCCTCGGTACCCGGCGTCCTGAAGAACCTCATCGACTGGACCTCGCGGTTCCGCCCGCAGCCGTTCAACGAACTGCAGGGGCTGCTGCTGTCCGCGTCCCCGTCGATGGCCGGCGGGAACCGCGGACTGTGGGCCCTGCGCGTTCCCCTGGAACACCTCGGAGCCCGTGTCTACCCGGACATGTTCTCCCTCGCGGCCGCCCACACCCAGCTCGACGGCGGCGGGCGCATCGTGGACGAGACCCTCCGGGAGAGGTTCGAGGCGAACATCGTCAACTTCATGAACCTGGTGGAGGCGGCCACCCACTACCCCTGCGTCAAGAAGGCCTGGGTGGAGTACCTCGGCGAACGCCCGGACCCGGCCCTCGACCGCACCCAGACCCAGACCCAGCACTAG